The Populus nigra chromosome 19, ddPopNigr1.1, whole genome shotgun sequence genome includes a window with the following:
- the LOC133679130 gene encoding protein BIC1-like, which yields MEGTPFSSMEEQPSSNPREPTTRILAFSLQPKSPSRAEPSQTMKKSSMKEHHQLPQAHQSLASYPRVENVSNEVKEQAEALILMHKESSTGRERLKRHREEVSGKVMIPETWGQENLLADWIDYSSFDKLLAPDGITSAREALVAEGRRACTSHQRLRV from the coding sequence ATGGAGGGCACACCTTTCTCATCAATGGAGGAACAACCCTCCTCAAATCCAAGAGAACCCACCACCCGGATTCTTGCATTTTCTTTGCAGCCGAAGTCACCCTCTAGGGCAGAACCCTCACAGACCATGAAGAAGTCTTCAATGAAAGAACACCATCAGCTGCCACAAGCTCATCAAAGTTTGGCTTCTTATCCTAGAGTAGAAAATGTTAGTAACGAGGTGAAAGAGCAAGCTGAAGCATTGATATTAATGCACAAAGAAAGTTCTACTGGACGTGAGAGGCTAAAGAGGCATAGAGAAGAAGTGAGTGGTAAGGTTATGATACCAGAAACATGGGGTCAAGAGAATTTGCTTGCAGATTGGATTGATTATTCTTCATTTGACAAGTTGTTAGCCCCAGATGGAATCACATCAGCTCGTGAAGCACTTGTTGCTGAGGGACGTAGAGCCTGCACTTCACATCAACGACTCAGAGTATAA
- the LOC133680642 gene encoding uncharacterized protein LOC133680642 isoform X1 — protein MEGIHFSSKKEEDPTINIGNNHSNIASTRSTSQNILAFSTDQASTSPVSPHHDGDCEAGHEALLHKDSGRERLKKHREEVAGRVMIPDTWGQEDSLKDWIDCSAFDELLAPNGISSARESLVAEGRKGSSPRLGIAIVKPLKEFKSVALPHVSAADSSRAGLAEHPYSTKLEYLAMKGAYL, from the exons ATGGAAGGAATCCATTTCTCATCCAAGAAAGAAGAAGATCCCACCATTAATATAGGTAATAATCACTCAAATATTGCTTCTACTAGATCCACTAGCCAGAATATTCTTGCATTTTCCACTGATCAAGCAAGTACCAGCCCAGTTTCTCCACATCATGATGGAGATTGTGAGGCTGGTCATGAAGCGCTGTTGCATAAAGATAGTGGACGTGAAAGATTGAAGAAGCATAGAGAAGAGGTAGCTGGCAGGGTCATGATACCAGATACATGGGGTCAAGAGGATTCGCTCAAGGATTGGATCGATTGTTCCGCCTTTGATGAGTTGCTAGCCCCCAATGGAATTTCATCAGCTCGCGAATCCCTTGTTGCTGAGGGACGTAAAGGAAGCTCTCCAAGATTGGGGATAGCAA TTGTCAAACCATTGAAAGAATTCAAATCTGTGGCATTACCACACGTTTCAGCAGCTGACTCTTCTCGGGCTGGGTTGGCAGAGCATCCATACAGCACAAAACTGGAATATTTAGCAATGAAAGGAGCATATTTATAA
- the LOC133680642 gene encoding uncharacterized protein LOC133680642 isoform X2, whose protein sequence is MEGIHFSSKKEEDPTINIVSPHHDGDCEAGHEALLHKDSGRERLKKHREEVAGRVMIPDTWGQEDSLKDWIDCSAFDELLAPNGISSARESLVAEGRKGSSPRLGIAIVKPLKEFKSVALPHVSAADSSRAGLAEHPYSTKLEYLAMKGAYL, encoded by the exons ATGGAAGGAATCCATTTCTCATCCAAGAAAGAAGAAGATCCCACCATTAATATAG TTTCTCCACATCATGATGGAGATTGTGAGGCTGGTCATGAAGCGCTGTTGCATAAAGATAGTGGACGTGAAAGATTGAAGAAGCATAGAGAAGAGGTAGCTGGCAGGGTCATGATACCAGATACATGGGGTCAAGAGGATTCGCTCAAGGATTGGATCGATTGTTCCGCCTTTGATGAGTTGCTAGCCCCCAATGGAATTTCATCAGCTCGCGAATCCCTTGTTGCTGAGGGACGTAAAGGAAGCTCTCCAAGATTGGGGATAGCAA TTGTCAAACCATTGAAAGAATTCAAATCTGTGGCATTACCACACGTTTCAGCAGCTGACTCTTCTCGGGCTGGGTTGGCAGAGCATCCATACAGCACAAAACTGGAATATTTAGCAATGAAAGGAGCATATTTATAA